The following proteins are co-located in the Limanda limanda chromosome 5, fLimLim1.1, whole genome shotgun sequence genome:
- the gins4 gene encoding DNA replication complex GINS protein SLD5, which yields MSDALSDDGSHEDSQEDVMTPAELIVKLEEAWLNEKFSPELMENRSEVVECVMEQLTHMEANLQRVKKGDAKASIHRMEIDRIRFVLSSYLRSRLQKIEKFFPHVLEREKSRGEGEPSLLSPEEFAFAKEYLANTETYLKAVALKRMPPNLQTVDMIKAVPQPCLDSFVFLRVKERQENILVEPETDDQREYVVDLEEGSQHLMRYRTIAPLVSSGAVQLI from the exons ATGTCGGACGCGCTGTCAGACGACGGCAGCCATGAAGACAGCCAGGAGGACGTGATGACCCCGGCGGAGCTGATCGtcaagctggaggag GCCTGGCTGAATGAGAAGTTCTCCCCGGAGCTGATGGAGAACAGGTCGGAGGTGGTGGAGTGTGTGATGGAGCAGCTCACTCACATG GAAGCCAACTTGCAGCGGGTGAAGAAAGGTGACGCCAAGGCCAGTATCCATCGCATGGAGATCGATCGGATCCGCTTCGTTCTGAGCAGCTACCTGCGCTCTCGTCTGCAGAAG ATTGAGAAGTTTTTCCCGCAtgtcctggagagagagaagtctcGAGGCGAGGGGGAGCCCTCCCTGCTCTCACCCGAAGAGTTTGCCTTTGCCAAAGA GTATTTAGCAAACACAGAAACCTATCTGAAGGCTGTGGCACTGAAGCGCATGCCCCCCAACCTACAGACGGTGGATATGATCAAAGCAG TGCCTCAGCCCTGCTTGGACTCCTTTGTGTTTCTGCGGgtgaaagagagacaggagaaCATCTTGGTCGAGCCTGAAACAGACGATCAGAG AGAATATGTTGTGGATCTTGAAGAGGGCTCTCAGCACCTGATGCGGTATCGAACTATAGCACCACTTGTTTCGAGTGGAGCTGTACAGTTGATTTGA
- the LOC133002404 gene encoding phytanoyl-CoA hydroxylase-interacting protein, whose product MDAPLSTPCNIQICEVTCDSFRIMWDMTSDDTALATHFFIDLSRKESRDPNRFKHRDVPTKLVAKAVPLPMAVRGHWFLSPRTEYCVAVQTAVRQPDGDYLVSEWSQVVEFCTGDYAMEHLQQLLDKAKGSAGRLLKFSVFYRNQHTEYFDYVRGECGGLMRPALKDNSGSHGSPINAKLQGVFFSCSTEFDTGLPPKDSPYGPLRYQIPAGHLLNPDICLYFADFYCMYTAYHYVVLVLAPVGSEGDTFCRTRLPMLDLASNPFLTYTPPQREGEEPLFCHSSDVILEVLFTEPVHLDQGSLEQISGHHQLMSLTTANAKKDPSCKVCNISVGR is encoded by the exons ATGGACGCCCCTCTCTCCACCCCATGCAACATCCAGATTTGCGAGGTCACCTGTGACTCCTTCCGCATCATGTGGGACATGACCTCGGACGACACTGCCCTAGCCACGCACTTCTTCATCGACCTGAGCCGCAAAGAGAGCAGGGACCCCAACCGCTTCAAACACAGG GATGTGCCAACCAAGCTTGTGGCCAAGGCCGTTCCTCTCCCCATGGCAGTGAGGGGACACTGGTTCCTCAGCCCTCGGACAGAGTACTGCGTAGCTGTTCAAACTGCTGTCCGACAGCCAGACGGGGACTACCTGGTGTCAGAGTGGAGCCAGGTGGTGGAGTTCTGCACTGGAG ACTATGCCATGGAACACCTACAGCAGCTTCTTGACAAGGCAAAAGGCTCCGCAGGGAGGCTGCTGAAATTCTCTGTGTTTTATCGCAACCAGCACACCGAATACTTTGACTACGTCAG GGGGGAATGTGGAGGACTGATGCGCCCAGCTCTGAAAGACAACAGTGGGAGTCACGGTTCTCCCATCAATGCCAAACTACAGGGAGtcttcttcagctgcagcactgAGTTTGACACAGGTCTACCTCCCAAAGATTCCCCTTATGGCCCGCTGCGTTACCAGATCCCGGCTGGACACCTGCTGAACCCTGACATCTGTCTGTACTTTGCAGACTTCTACTGTATGTACACAGCCTACCATTATGTGGTGTTGGTGCTAGCCCCTGTCGGCTCAGAGGGAGATACCTTCTGTCGTACCCGCCTCCCCATGCTGGACTTGGCTTCCAACCCCTTCCTGACATACACTCCCCCCCAGAGGGAAGGGGAAGAGCCTCTGTTCTGCCACTCCAGCGATGTCATCCTCGAGGTGCTTTTCACAGAGCCGGTTCATTTGGATCAGGGCAGCTTGGAGCAGATCAGTGGACATCACCAGCTGATGAGTCTGACCACAGCCAATGCCAAGAAAGACCCAAGCTGCAAAGTGTGCAACATTAGCGTGGGACGCTGA
- the LOC133001517 gene encoding aquaporin-9-like yields the protein MEIQTTTTTTTTTTTTTVNTWKAMFLGLTKEFMTEFLGMFILVLFVRGLVAQAVFTGGAWGNVLTYNTGVTLVLMLAVNVAGEVSGAHLIPAVTLAMVVLRRLPLMKFPLYVAAQFLGSYAGAHVFYGLYYDALMAYTNGVSSVSNDTADIFASCPNEYTSVLNGFLDQVIETAALIVARLAFTGENNNGNPKGLLPPLAISLMIIAIAVFTGLNPAPLNAAQDVSPWLFMIAAGWGLDVFRAGDSWFWIQLIGPMVGAALGAGIYALFIEWNNTEPAREDRTTSRTMYEVMAMI from the exons ATGGAGATCcagacgacaacaacaacaacaacaacaacaacaacaacaacagtgaacACGTGGAAGGCGATGTTTCTTGGGCTGACAAAGGAGTTCATGACAGAGTTTCTGGGGATGTTTATCCTGGTA CTCTTTGTACGTGGGTTAGTAGCCCAGGCGGTGTTCACTGGAGGGGCTTGGGGCAACGTCTTGACCTACAACACGGGAGTTACTCTGGTACTCATGTTGGCCGTTAACGTGGCAGGTGAAGTGTCAG GAGCCCACTTGATCCCTGCAGTCACCTTGGCCATGGTGGTCCTGAGGAGGCTGCCACTGATGAAGTTTCCTTTGTATGTGGCGGCACAGTTCCTGGGTTCTTACGCTGGAGCCCATGTCTTCTATGGGTTGTACTATG atgCATTGATGGCATATACCAATGGAGTATCCAGTGTGTCCAATGACACAGCCGACATCTTTGCATCTTGTCCCAACGAATATACCTCAGTCCTTAATGGGTTTTTGGATCAG GTGATTGAGACAGCCGCTCTGATCGTGGCCAGACTGGCCTTCACGGGCGAGAACAACAACGGCAATCCAAAAGGCCTGCTGCCGCCTCTGGCCATCAGCCTGATGATCATAGCCATCGCAGTGTTCACGGGTCTGAACCCCGCTCCCCTCAACGCAGCTCAGGACGTCAGCCCATGGCTCTTCATGATTGCGGCTGGCTGGGGCCTGGATGTTTTCAG AGCTGGAGATTCCTGGTTTTGGATCCAGTTGATAGGGCCCATGGTGGGTGCAGCACTTGGAGCTGGCATTTACGCTCTCTTCATTGAGTGGAACAACACTGAGCCAGCACGAGAGGACAGAACTACTTCCAGGACAATGTATGAAGTGATGGCCATGATTTAA
- the ppp1r3c2b gene encoding protein phosphatase 1 regulatory subunit 3C-B-like codes for MGEGGFFIETVCFFLSFASVLPVAGFGSMAQSAGLVEIAVRLCLNQRKQLCPHVWVPILKPQRPCLRAQVSDQLPSDILSPSYPALPFLSFLDDDDFDDDVLIPIKNRHVVFADSIGLSLTAVREFSDEEEQSDLNLLPSLPDMGSMTANSYSCTVSTCCPGTRLKLGFPQPAADFQAFRAKLAESMVTLENCSVTEQALQGTVRIRNLSFQKDVRVRITFDSWQSYKDVPCTYLQKRFGGPQTDIFEFDIAIPKVLDAKRKIEFCLCYSPGGQSKPFWDNNDGQNYSIAVCVSSHLCCG; via the exons ATGGGGGAGGGGGGCT TCTTTATTGAAaccgtttgtttttttttgtcctttgcAAGTGTCCTGCCAGTGGCTGGCTTCGGGTCAATGGCCCAGTCAGCCGGACTTGTGGAGATCGCCGTCAGGCTGTGCTTGAACCAGCGTAAACAACTGTGTCCTCACGTTTGGGTTCCCATCCTGAAACCTCAGCGGCCGTGCCTCCGTGCTCAGGTGTCAGATCAGCTGCCCTCTGACATCCTGAGTCCATCTTACCCAGCCCTCCCTTTTCTGTCCTTTCTGGACGACGACGACTTTGACGATGATGTTTTGATCCCAATTAAGAATAGACATGTGGTTTTCGCTGACTCAATAGGATTGTCCCTGACAGCTGTGCGAGAGTTTtccgatgaagaggagcagTCCGACCTCAACCTACTGCCGTCGCTGCCTGACATGGGAAGCATGACAGCGAACAGCTACAGCTGCACCGTCAGCACATGTTGTCCTGGGACACGGCTCAAGTTGGGCTTCCCGCAACCCGCTGCGGATTTCCAGGCCTTCCGCGCCAAGCTGGCAGAGAGCATGGTTACCCTGGAGAACTGCAGCGTCACAGAACAGGCCCTCCAAGGAACCGTTCGAATCAGGAACCTCAGCTTCCAGAAGGACGTGCGTGTGCGCATCACCTTTGACTCCTGGCAGAGCTACAAAGACGTGCCCTGTACGTACCTGCAGAAACGATTCGGAGGACCACAGACGGACATCTTTGAATTTGACATTGCCATTCCTAAAGTGCTGGATGCCAAAAGGAAGATAGAGTTCTGTTTGTGTTATTCACCTGGAGGGCAGAGCAAACCTTTTTGGGACAATAACGATGGACAGAATTACAGcattgcagtgtgtgtgagctcacatCTCTGTTGTGGTTAG
- the polr3d gene encoding DNA-directed RNA polymerase III subunit RPC4 gives MAESGSGDPSGQRVPTPGGSSAGLMKGRRPSGAMTPVRLPSMRSRDLTLGGVKKKTFTPNIIGRKAKEDTKLDGGERRDKRDANRGRGQRERGRGRGRAEVIQSHSIFEQGPAEMMMKKRGGYENERDAPSAAPSPIINIKKEKRETEEETKEILRNLERENIIDDPFLQSEESSCPVQLPLAVSGWGFKEEFSNTAKIEKMEDDCEPMEPGPAVKVKQEPEEIEIKKSEGAFKPPPIPEPEILHDLLNRWSLSKGEELFFIQLPDSLPGQPPTKEHKPQKTEVQSEDGQSVLLKTESQEEEAEETCCNLKDLREGVVGKMLVRKSGRVQLILGQVTLDVSLGASCSFLQELVSVGTEGRTGDLTVLGNVQHKMVCSPDFEALLEGSA, from the exons ATGGCTGAGTCAGGCTCAGGTGACCCCAGTGGGCAACGTGTGCCAACTCCTGGAGGGAGCAGTGCCGGACTGATGAAGggccgccgaccttcaggtgcCATGACTCCCGTCCGTCTCCCTTCAATGCGATCGAGAGACCTCACCCTGGGCGGAGTGAAGAAG aAAACGTTTACACCCAACATCATCGGCCGAAAAGCCAAAGAGGA CACAAAACTTGACGGCGGGGAAAGGAGAGACAAGAGGGATGCCAATCGAGGgcgaggtcagagagagagaggcaggggccGGGGTCGTGCAGAGGTCATCCAGTCCCACTCTATTTTTGAGCAGGGGCCTGctgagatgatgatgaaaaagAGAG GTGGctatgaaaatgagagagatgCTCCGAGCGCGGCGCCCTCACCCATCATCAATATtaaaaaggagaagagggagacggaggaagagacTAAAGAGATCCTGCGCAATCTGGAACGAGAAAAC ATTATAGACGATCCCTTCCTGCAGAGTGAGGAGAGCAGCTGCCCCGTCCAGCTCCCCCTCGCTGTGTCAGGATGGGGATTCAAGGAGGAATTCAGTAACACTGCTAAAATTGAGAAGATGGAGGATGATTGTGAACCTATGGAGCCTGGCCCTGCAGTTAAAG TCAAACAGGAGCCAGaggaaatagaaataaagaagTCCGAGGGAGCGTTCAAGCCTCCTCCTATCCCTGAGCCCGAGATTCTGCACGACCTGCTGAATAGGTGGAGTCTGAGCAAAGGGGAGGAGCTGTTCTTCATTCAGCTGCCCGACTCGCTGCCCGGCCAACCCCCCACCAAAGAGCACAAGCCGCAGAAGACGGAGGTGCAGTCAGAGGATGGACAGTCTGTGCTTCTGAAAACAGAGTCTCAG gaagaggaggctgaagagACCTGCTGCAATCTGAAAGATCTGCGGGAGGGTGTTGTAGGAAAGATGCTGGTGCGGAAGTCAGGCCGGGTTCAGCTCATACTGGGACAAGTGACTCTGGACGTGTCTCTGGGAGCATCGTGCTCTTTCCTTCAG GAGCTGGTCTCTGtcgggacagagggaagaacaGGCGACTTGACTGTTTTGGGAAATGTCCAACACAAAATGGTTTGTTCTCCAGACTTTGAGGCTTTACTGGAAGGCAGTGCTTGA